The Streptomyces albofaciens JCM 4342 genome has a segment encoding these proteins:
- a CDS encoding FAD-dependent monooxygenase produces MKAIVIGAGIGGLACAIALRRVGIEVAVHERAGKLRAAGSGLSVMSNAVNALATLDIDLDLEKRGRAIESFTVLDHRGRTIRDLPFKEVCEKVGAPSVCLSRPNLLEALLDAAGDCPLHLGAAATAFESDDTGVTVRFEDGRTAHGDLLIGADGFHSAIRAQLVGPEASHDSGYVCWLGIVPFRHPGFPPGSVRHYWGGGQRFGLIDIGHGHAYWWGTKSMPTARSHAWDGTKDEITRAYADWADEVRAVIEATPPGDILAVPSRDRTFLERWGEGPVTLLGDAAHPMLTTLGQGAAMAIEDAVVLAHTLAEPGARDDLPLALRTYEDRRRDRTRTMVATSRSMSDLEQADTPELRQARDDHFRLTTHQDLALQNEQALTFPAVPDPEPRLRRNLSPLERWYWIADQTSPLNSVVRTRVHGPLELPLLRRALDILQSRHPLLRVAVSSDEEGAAPAFRPVGGRPIPLRHIQVPAEDPEADTRWQREIDEHELAEGADWHTGPLLRAVVISRESAERTEDVHDLLLTSAHCIADGMTGLTLLRQWTELTAQLSAGEEPPRTSHRALPAAEDLLPPRHRGEAGAAALTALTERDEEETRRLQPRRVTPSHPVPFHQRRTRMVHKSLTTDQLDLLVAACKQHDVTVHGALAAAMVTAVALEAETREPAHFSIGSPLDFRAELEPAVSYDEAGTYAATLPTRVLYRPGAPLWPMARAISRDLADRRKREEHLSMINLLDRVGPRTPADADAFMHHLDEQGPINLCLSNLGRYAFPDRVGPWRISGTQIIASISVTGSLVATALTSHGQLAWNFSYTEGIVPAPRARHIADTSVHTLLTAVAPEPGASDPGAPEPGASETCDD; encoded by the coding sequence GTGAAAGCCATCGTCATCGGAGCCGGAATCGGCGGCCTCGCCTGCGCCATCGCCCTCCGGCGCGTCGGGATCGAGGTGGCCGTCCACGAGCGCGCCGGCAAACTGCGGGCCGCCGGCTCCGGCCTGTCGGTCATGTCCAACGCCGTCAACGCGCTCGCCACACTGGACATCGACCTCGACCTGGAAAAGCGCGGCCGGGCCATTGAATCCTTCACCGTTCTGGACCACCGCGGCCGCACCATCAGAGACCTGCCGTTCAAGGAGGTCTGCGAGAAGGTCGGAGCGCCCAGTGTCTGCCTGAGCCGCCCGAACCTCCTGGAGGCACTGCTGGACGCGGCCGGGGACTGCCCCCTCCACCTGGGTGCCGCCGCGACCGCGTTCGAGAGCGACGACACGGGCGTCACCGTCCGCTTCGAGGACGGGCGCACGGCGCACGGCGACCTCCTCATCGGCGCCGACGGATTCCACTCGGCCATCCGCGCCCAACTCGTCGGACCGGAGGCGTCCCACGACAGCGGCTACGTCTGCTGGCTCGGCATCGTCCCCTTCCGCCACCCGGGCTTCCCCCCGGGCAGCGTGCGCCACTACTGGGGCGGCGGACAGCGCTTCGGCCTCATCGACATCGGCCACGGCCACGCCTACTGGTGGGGCACGAAGTCCATGCCCACTGCCCGTTCGCACGCCTGGGACGGCACCAAGGACGAGATCACCCGCGCCTACGCGGACTGGGCCGACGAGGTGCGGGCCGTCATCGAGGCCACCCCGCCCGGAGACATCCTCGCCGTACCCTCCCGCGACCGCACCTTCCTCGAACGCTGGGGAGAAGGCCCCGTCACCCTCCTCGGCGACGCCGCGCACCCCATGCTGACCACCCTCGGCCAAGGGGCCGCCATGGCGATCGAGGACGCCGTGGTCCTGGCCCACACCCTGGCCGAACCCGGAGCGCGTGACGACCTCCCGCTCGCCCTGCGGACGTACGAGGACCGCCGCCGCGACCGCACCCGGACCATGGTCGCCACCTCCCGGTCGATGAGCGACCTCGAACAGGCCGACACCCCCGAACTGCGGCAGGCCCGGGACGACCACTTCCGCCTGACAACCCACCAGGACCTCGCCCTGCAGAACGAGCAAGCCCTCACCTTCCCCGCCGTCCCGGACCCCGAACCACGCCTCCGGCGAAACCTCAGCCCCCTGGAACGCTGGTACTGGATCGCGGACCAGACCTCCCCGCTCAACAGCGTCGTCCGCACCCGGGTCCACGGCCCCCTGGAGCTGCCACTGCTGCGCCGCGCCCTGGACATCCTCCAGTCCCGGCACCCACTGCTGCGCGTCGCCGTCAGCAGCGACGAGGAAGGGGCGGCCCCCGCGTTCCGCCCCGTGGGCGGACGGCCGATACCGCTGCGCCACATCCAGGTGCCCGCCGAAGACCCCGAGGCCGACACGCGCTGGCAACGCGAAATCGACGAGCACGAACTCGCCGAGGGCGCCGACTGGCACACCGGACCGCTGCTGCGAGCCGTCGTCATCAGCCGGGAAAGCGCCGAACGCACCGAGGACGTCCACGACCTGCTGCTCACATCAGCACACTGCATAGCCGACGGCATGACGGGACTGACCCTGCTCAGGCAGTGGACCGAACTCACCGCGCAACTGAGCGCCGGCGAGGAGCCGCCCCGTACCTCGCACCGGGCGCTGCCGGCCGCGGAAGACCTGCTCCCGCCCCGCCACCGGGGCGAGGCGGGCGCCGCCGCCCTCACGGCCCTGACCGAGCGCGACGAGGAAGAAACCCGAAGGCTTCAGCCACGGCGCGTCACCCCCAGCCACCCGGTCCCCTTTCACCAACGGCGCACCCGCATGGTGCACAAATCCCTCACCACCGACCAGCTCGACCTGCTCGTGGCCGCCTGCAAGCAGCACGACGTCACCGTGCACGGAGCCCTGGCCGCCGCCATGGTCACCGCCGTCGCCCTGGAAGCAGAAACCCGGGAACCGGCTCACTTCTCGATCGGCTCCCCGCTCGACTTCCGCGCCGAACTGGAACCCGCCGTCTCCTACGACGAAGCCGGCACCTACGCGGCGACCCTTCCCACCCGCGTCCTCTACCGCCCCGGCGCGCCGCTGTGGCCCATGGCCCGCGCCATCAGCCGGGACCTGGCGGACCGCCGCAAGCGCGAGGAACACCTGTCCATGATCAATCTGCTGGACCGGGTGGGGCCCAGGACTCCGGCCGATGCCGACGCGTTTATGCACCACCTGGACGAACAGGGCCCGATCAACCTGTGCCTGTCCAACCTCGGCCGCTATGCCTTCCCCGACCGGGTGGGCCCGTGGCGCATCTCCGGCACCCAGATCATCGCGAGCATCTCGGTGACAGGCTCCCTCGTGGCCACCGCACTCACCAGCCACGGCCAACTCGCCTGGAACTTCAGCTACACCGAAGGAATCGTGCCGGCGCCGCGAGCCCGCCACATCGCCGACACCTCCGTACACACCCTGCTGACCGCGGTGGCACCCGAACCCGGCGCATCCGACCCCGGCGCACCTGAACCCGGCGCATCCGAGACTTGCGACGACTGA
- a CDS encoding amino acid adenylation domain-containing protein, with protein sequence MKRIVVAESTLPGKQAQVNGHARSPLTAYQRDIWAASSQAPQSPQFNCILHDRLRGGLDLDVLAECIARALNRHEVFRLRFGEEAGTPFQWVGDEGVRVRRVDLAQEPEPDVACLAWMRRSLATAMPLTDGGALAEATLLVESADITHLYVKTHHIIIDGWSLNRLSQEILEDYARATGGGGERAGCHEPASYLAFVEEEAAYRAGAESDRDRAFHRETLAGAAPALFTGTAGGSGRGRHSFVVKGRIAERVRAAGCSPFAYVAAMFGTWLTRLHRGQEVALGIPLLNRPEEHHKDILGQFANTLPLRIPALGGRTVRELVAETEKAARALQRHQRLSLGDVLRELPPSAEGPRRLFDVTLSYMNWAWPSPVPGLERQPAVVAPSHDQDALGVMVFAFGGTSDLRIDLDYALDVFDEDLPIASVAGHLATLLEHGVDMLDEPASAVPMLEPAEHEDLTAVRSHGPTVPYADRATLHSLFEEQAARRPGQTAVIGATGETLTYAELDERANRVARALREEGVGPDDRVAVMMERGPQLLVAILGTLKSGGAYVPVDPGYPSERVRFLLEDSRAKVVIIDGTGTGTGTRLDIGTGTGPDAATGLRTGPASDGPEGSGASDGSDGTKVRPIEELLQADGAPLPPLAGARDLAYVIYTSGSTGRPKGVMVEHHSVVNRLAWMQRRYPLGDGDVLLQKTPVSFDVSVWELFWWALEGAVVALLPPGGQQDPRQILRTIREQRVSVVHFVPSMLGPFLDLVHGLPEARAGLASLRYVFCSGEALPPERVEQFRRVVGTSGAQGPVRLVNLYGPTEATVDVSYYDCPDASARSVTRVPIGRPIDNTRLYVLGPGDQPQPVGVAGELCIGGAGVARGYLDRPELTAEKFVRDPFTRDGRLYRTGDLARWLADGTLEYLGRIDGQVKVRGNRVEPGEVAGALRSLPGVRDAIVVDRTTATRGTHLVGYYVADAAIDPAYLRDLLAHKLPVFMVPAFFVRIDAVPLTPNGKADRRALPLPRDAAEPATGRPPRNRTEAVLAEVWAGVLGHDAVGVHDDYFTLGGDSILMLKVRAQAEARGLRFSLTDLIRNPTVAGLAPLVESLAAPGGDAAPAPFALVSGVDRARLEGAEDAWPLTRLQLGLLYHSRRREKSATYKDVFQYTLELPWDAAAFRRSFDRLVARHPALRSAFDLAGFSEPLQIVRPQAPGGLDIVDLRPLDAAAADAEVRAHIEQRRHHAYVFDRAPLYLLRAHVRPGAVELVLSFHHALLDGGSVANLLQELLQDYAHGLGLGIGPVDGTVPPSAASYVREERAALQSAEARRYWKEKLAGCEPLHIEPFGTHLPAAGREPASHRTDLPDDLIARVRTFAAERGLPTKSVLFAAHCLTLAMFAGTHDVTTGLITHGRPELAHAERTTGLFLNTVPLRLDVAQAQWLDVAREAFRQEQDCHPHRRYPLSAVQEDHGGPVLDTAFNYVHFHQLSEVLALPDIRLRTFRTWEETDFRLLVNAITEPDSGRVWLRIDHGSHGFTAEQARLFAHGYQQILRKLVEEPHAEPDFAFLAPRPALARATPRPTVVESFLRQAARTPDATALAMGQERWSYARLAETADRVARRLCALGAPLQARIGIAMDRSPQTIAVVLGVVRAGCAVVPLDVGYPAQRLAMMLDAVRPFRVIAHAAHAHLVTDRSLLLPAESVTEAATNPSAQVPATDPAAEFPATEPPAQISADSTAYVLFTSGSTGRPKGVTMPHRSLAGLVAWQTQATSGAVGGATLQYAPLSFDVSFQEIFSTLCSGGTLHLVDDAERRDMPQLLRLIDREGIERVFLPYVALQQLAETAQALDITPGALRVLISSGEQLRVTPEIRRLCAALPGAVLENQYGPTETHVATTFTMTGDPAAFPALPPIGRPVDGAEAHVLDERMRPVPAGVRGTIHLGGTCLADGYEGRPDLTKERFVRHPFAGEGRLLYDTGDLGIMLPDRTIVCTGRADTQVKVRGFRVEPAEVELAVTALAGQFPNLRDVAVVARQHPNGECLLAAFLVGEGTSADLTAIRERLRTTLPEYLVPSHLRWVAHLPLTPSGKRDDAALRTMPLAPTAEAAEAAPQDTYESAVAEMLADLLRLPAVGVHDSLFDLGGTSLTVMRLVVQIEQRYAVHIPLSQFIATSTAAGLAARLRAGGAVAAYDPLVPIRPQGTRPPLFMVHPMGGNVLCYVPFARHLPDDQPLYALQAAGADPGTTPLRTVEEIADSYIAALRTVQPHGPYAIGGWSFGGFVAFEIARRLRAAGEDVTRLVLLDTTALTQGQRHLHNDDALLGWFFWELLWLERGGDSPMERVPDELTSLEEKFDFIARIATEEGVLPAGSSGAVIRRLFHVYRANWHATLNYRPEAGNQGLTLVRADEPLPDVLAAMHGAAGSRHEDPTNGWSDMTDGPLQVVSVPGNHLTIMEEPYVQHVARTVADLIVADPAGPDGES encoded by the coding sequence ATGAAGAGGATCGTGGTTGCCGAATCAACCCTCCCGGGAAAACAGGCGCAGGTGAACGGCCACGCGCGGAGCCCGCTGACGGCCTACCAACGCGATATCTGGGCCGCCAGTTCTCAGGCTCCGCAGTCCCCGCAGTTCAACTGCATTCTCCACGACCGGCTGCGGGGCGGGCTTGATCTCGATGTGCTCGCCGAGTGCATCGCACGTGCGCTGAATCGCCATGAGGTGTTCCGGCTGCGGTTCGGCGAGGAGGCGGGGACGCCTTTTCAGTGGGTGGGGGACGAGGGCGTGCGGGTCCGCAGGGTGGACCTTGCGCAGGAGCCCGAACCGGACGTCGCGTGCCTGGCGTGGATGCGGCGCTCCTTGGCGACGGCGATGCCACTCACGGACGGCGGCGCGCTGGCCGAAGCCACACTGCTGGTGGAGAGCGCGGACATCACGCACCTGTATGTCAAGACACACCACATCATCATCGACGGCTGGTCCCTCAACCGGCTGAGCCAGGAGATCCTTGAGGACTACGCGCGGGCCACGGGCGGCGGCGGGGAGCGCGCGGGGTGCCACGAGCCCGCTTCCTACCTGGCGTTCGTCGAGGAGGAAGCCGCCTACCGCGCCGGTGCCGAGAGCGATCGTGACCGTGCGTTCCACCGGGAAACCCTCGCCGGCGCGGCGCCCGCGCTCTTCACGGGCACGGCCGGCGGGAGCGGGCGCGGCCGCCATTCGTTCGTCGTCAAGGGCCGTATCGCCGAACGGGTCCGTGCCGCCGGCTGCTCGCCGTTCGCCTACGTCGCCGCCATGTTCGGTACCTGGCTGACGCGGCTGCACCGCGGTCAGGAGGTGGCGCTGGGCATCCCCTTACTCAACCGTCCGGAAGAGCACCACAAAGACATTCTCGGCCAGTTCGCCAACACGCTGCCGCTGCGCATCCCGGCGCTCGGCGGACGAACGGTACGTGAACTCGTCGCCGAAACCGAGAAGGCGGCCCGTGCGCTTCAGCGCCATCAACGGCTTTCGCTGGGCGACGTCCTGAGGGAACTGCCCCCGTCGGCCGAGGGCCCCCGCCGGCTCTTCGACGTGACGCTCTCCTACATGAACTGGGCTTGGCCGTCACCGGTGCCGGGCCTCGAACGGCAGCCCGCCGTGGTGGCCCCCTCGCATGATCAGGACGCCCTGGGCGTGATGGTGTTCGCCTTCGGGGGCACGTCCGACCTGCGCATCGACCTGGACTACGCCCTCGATGTCTTCGACGAGGACCTGCCCATCGCCTCGGTCGCCGGCCACCTGGCAACGCTGCTGGAGCACGGCGTGGACATGCTGGACGAGCCCGCGTCGGCCGTCCCGATGCTGGAGCCCGCCGAACACGAGGACCTGACCGCGGTGCGCAGCCACGGTCCGACGGTGCCCTACGCGGACCGGGCCACGCTCCACTCCCTGTTCGAGGAGCAGGCCGCCCGCCGCCCGGGGCAGACCGCCGTCATCGGCGCCACCGGCGAGACGCTGACCTACGCCGAACTGGACGAACGGGCCAACCGGGTCGCCCGGGCCCTGCGCGAGGAGGGCGTCGGCCCCGACGACCGGGTCGCGGTGATGATGGAGCGGGGGCCCCAGCTGCTGGTGGCCATCCTGGGCACGCTGAAGTCGGGGGGCGCCTACGTACCGGTGGACCCCGGCTACCCGTCCGAACGCGTGAGATTCCTGCTGGAAGACAGCCGCGCCAAGGTGGTGATCATCGACGGTACCGGTACCGGTACCGGTACCCGCCTGGACATCGGCACCGGCACCGGCCCTGACGCCGCCACCGGCCTGCGCACCGGCCCGGCCTCCGACGGGCCCGAAGGGTCCGGCGCCTCCGACGGATCCGACGGGACGAAGGTGCGCCCTATAGAGGAACTGCTGCAGGCCGACGGCGCCCCGCTCCCGCCGCTGGCCGGCGCCCGCGACCTGGCCTACGTCATCTACACCTCGGGCTCGACCGGCCGGCCCAAGGGCGTGATGGTCGAGCACCACAGCGTCGTCAACCGCCTTGCCTGGATGCAGCGCCGCTATCCGCTGGGCGACGGCGACGTCCTGCTGCAGAAGACGCCGGTCTCCTTCGACGTCTCGGTGTGGGAGTTGTTCTGGTGGGCCCTGGAGGGCGCGGTGGTGGCCCTGCTGCCGCCCGGCGGCCAGCAGGACCCGCGTCAGATCCTGCGGACCATCCGTGAGCAGCGGGTCAGCGTCGTGCACTTCGTGCCCTCGATGCTCGGCCCGTTCCTCGACCTGGTGCATGGACTGCCCGAGGCCCGCGCGGGCCTGGCGTCCTTGCGGTACGTCTTCTGCAGCGGCGAGGCCCTGCCGCCGGAGCGGGTCGAGCAGTTCCGCCGCGTCGTCGGCACATCCGGTGCGCAGGGTCCGGTTCGGCTGGTCAACCTGTACGGGCCGACCGAGGCCACGGTCGACGTCTCGTACTACGACTGCCCGGACGCCTCCGCCCGGAGCGTCACCCGGGTCCCCATCGGCCGGCCGATCGACAACACCCGTCTGTACGTGCTGGGCCCCGGCGACCAGCCCCAGCCGGTGGGGGTCGCCGGTGAGCTGTGCATCGGCGGCGCCGGGGTCGCGCGGGGCTATCTGGACCGTCCGGAACTGACCGCCGAGAAGTTCGTCCGCGACCCGTTCACCCGGGACGGGCGCCTCTACCGCACCGGTGACCTCGCACGATGGCTGGCCGACGGCACCCTGGAGTACCTCGGGCGGATCGACGGCCAGGTCAAGGTCCGGGGCAACCGCGTGGAGCCGGGCGAGGTGGCCGGTGCCCTGCGCTCCCTGCCCGGTGTCCGCGACGCCATCGTCGTGGACCGCACCACCGCCACCCGCGGCACCCACCTCGTCGGCTACTACGTCGCCGACGCGGCCATCGACCCCGCGTACCTGCGCGACCTGCTCGCGCACAAGCTGCCGGTGTTCATGGTCCCGGCCTTCTTCGTGCGGATCGACGCCGTTCCGCTGACCCCGAACGGCAAGGCCGACCGCCGCGCGCTGCCCCTGCCCCGGGATGCCGCCGAGCCCGCCACCGGCCGGCCGCCGCGCAACCGTACCGAGGCAGTCCTGGCCGAGGTCTGGGCCGGGGTGCTCGGCCACGACGCCGTCGGCGTCCACGACGACTACTTCACCCTCGGCGGCGACTCGATCCTCATGCTCAAGGTGCGGGCCCAGGCCGAAGCACGGGGCCTGCGGTTCTCCCTGACCGACCTGATCCGCAACCCGACGGTGGCCGGACTGGCCCCGCTCGTCGAAAGCCTGGCGGCGCCCGGCGGCGACGCCGCTCCCGCCCCGTTCGCCCTCGTCTCCGGCGTGGACCGGGCCCGCCTGGAAGGCGCCGAGGACGCCTGGCCGCTCACCCGGCTTCAGCTCGGCCTGCTTTACCACAGCCGCAGACGCGAGAAGTCCGCCACGTACAAGGACGTCTTCCAGTACACCCTCGAACTGCCCTGGGACGCGGCAGCGTTCCGCCGGTCGTTCGACCGGCTGGTGGCGCGCCATCCGGCGCTGCGCTCCGCCTTCGACCTGGCGGGCTTCTCCGAGCCGCTGCAGATCGTCCGCCCGCAGGCGCCCGGCGGCCTGGACATCGTCGATCTGCGCCCGCTGGATGCTGCCGCGGCCGACGCCGAGGTCCGCGCGCACATCGAACAGCGCCGCCATCACGCCTACGTCTTCGACCGGGCGCCGCTGTACCTCTTGCGGGCCCACGTGCGGCCCGGGGCCGTCGAACTGGTCCTCAGTTTCCACCACGCGCTGCTCGACGGCGGCAGCGTGGCCAACCTCCTCCAGGAACTCCTCCAGGACTACGCGCACGGCCTGGGCCTGGGCATCGGCCCCGTCGACGGCACGGTCCCGCCCTCGGCGGCGTCCTACGTACGGGAGGAGCGGGCCGCCCTGCAGTCCGCCGAGGCGCGGCGGTACTGGAAGGAGAAGCTGGCCGGCTGCGAACCGCTGCACATCGAACCGTTCGGGACGCACCTGCCCGCCGCCGGCCGGGAACCGGCCTCACACCGCACCGACCTGCCCGACGACCTCATCGCCCGGGTACGCACGTTCGCCGCCGAGCGCGGCCTGCCCACGAAGTCCGTGCTCTTCGCGGCGCACTGCCTGACCCTGGCCATGTTCGCCGGCACCCACGACGTCACCACCGGGCTGATCACCCACGGGCGGCCCGAACTCGCCCACGCCGAACGCACCACCGGGCTCTTCCTGAACACCGTGCCCCTGCGCCTGGACGTCGCACAGGCCCAATGGCTGGACGTGGCACGCGAAGCCTTCCGGCAGGAACAGGACTGCCACCCCCACCGGCGCTACCCGCTGAGCGCCGTCCAGGAGGACCACGGCGGCCCGGTCCTGGACACCGCCTTCAACTATGTGCACTTCCACCAGCTGTCCGAGGTCCTGGCGCTGCCGGACATACGGCTGCGCACCTTCCGCACCTGGGAAGAGACCGACTTCCGGCTCCTGGTGAACGCGATCACCGAACCGGACAGCGGCCGCGTGTGGCTGCGGATCGACCATGGCAGCCACGGATTCACCGCGGAGCAGGCCCGCCTGTTCGCCCACGGCTACCAGCAGATCCTGCGCAAGCTGGTGGAGGAACCGCACGCGGAGCCCGATTTCGCCTTCCTCGCCCCGCGGCCGGCCCTCGCCAGGGCCACACCCCGGCCCACCGTCGTCGAAAGCTTCCTGCGCCAGGCTGCCCGCACCCCGGACGCCACCGCCCTGGCGATGGGACAGGAGCGGTGGAGCTACGCGCGGCTGGCCGAGACGGCCGACCGGGTCGCCCGGCGGCTGTGCGCGCTCGGCGCCCCGCTCCAGGCCCGGATCGGGATCGCCATGGACCGCTCACCGCAGACCATCGCCGTGGTCCTGGGCGTCGTGCGGGCCGGGTGCGCCGTGGTGCCGCTCGACGTCGGCTACCCCGCCCAGCGGCTGGCCATGATGCTGGATGCGGTCCGGCCCTTCCGCGTGATCGCCCACGCCGCCCACGCCCACCTCGTCACCGACCGGTCACTGCTGCTGCCCGCCGAGTCGGTGACCGAGGCCGCCACGAACCCTTCAGCGCAGGTCCCCGCCACTGACCCTGCGGCGGAGTTCCCCGCCACCGAGCCCCCGGCGCAGATCTCCGCCGACAGCACCGCCTACGTCCTGTTCACCTCCGGCTCCACCGGCCGCCCCAAGGGCGTGACCATGCCGCACCGCTCGCTGGCCGGCCTGGTCGCCTGGCAGACACAGGCCACCAGCGGCGCCGTGGGCGGCGCCACCCTCCAGTACGCGCCCCTGAGCTTCGACGTCTCCTTCCAGGAGATCTTCTCCACACTGTGCTCCGGCGGCACGCTGCACCTGGTGGACGACGCCGAGCGGCGCGACATGCCCCAGCTGCTGCGCCTGATCGACCGCGAGGGCATCGAGCGGGTCTTCCTCCCTTACGTGGCACTGCAGCAACTGGCCGAGACCGCCCAGGCACTGGACATCACCCCCGGGGCGCTGCGGGTGCTGATCTCCTCCGGTGAGCAGCTGCGCGTCACCCCGGAGATCCGCAGGCTGTGCGCCGCACTGCCGGGCGCCGTCCTGGAGAACCAGTACGGGCCGACCGAGACCCACGTCGCCACCACCTTCACCATGACCGGCGACCCGGCCGCCTTCCCCGCACTGCCCCCGATCGGACGCCCCGTCGACGGCGCCGAGGCGCACGTACTGGACGAACGGATGCGCCCGGTGCCCGCCGGAGTACGCGGCACCATCCACCTCGGCGGCACCTGCCTGGCCGACGGCTACGAAGGCCGCCCCGACCTGACCAAGGAGCGCTTCGTCCGGCACCCCTTCGCAGGCGAGGGCCGTCTGCTCTACGACACCGGGGACCTCGGGATCATGCTGCCCGACCGGACGATCGTCTGCACCGGCCGGGCCGACACCCAGGTCAAGGTGCGCGGCTTCCGCGTCGAACCGGCCGAGGTGGAGCTGGCCGTCACCGCTCTGGCCGGACAGTTCCCGAACCTGCGCGACGTCGCCGTCGTGGCCCGGCAGCACCCGAACGGCGAGTGCCTCCTCGCCGCCTTCCTCGTGGGCGAAGGCACCAGCGCGGACCTGACCGCCATCCGCGAGCGGCTGCGCACCACGCTGCCCGAGTACCTGGTGCCCTCCCACCTGCGATGGGTGGCGCACCTGCCGCTGACCCCCAGCGGCAAGCGGGACGACGCCGCCCTGCGCACCATGCCGCTCGCCCCCACGGCCGAAGCCGCCGAGGCCGCGCCGCAGGACACCTACGAAAGCGCGGTGGCCGAGATGCTGGCGGACCTGCTGCGACTGCCCGCCGTGGGCGTGCACGACAGCCTCTTCGACCTGGGCGGCACCTCCCTGACCGTGATGCGGCTGGTGGTCCAGATCGAACAGCGCTACGCCGTGCACATCCCGCTGTCGCAGTTCATCGCTACCTCCACCGCGGCCGGGCTCGCGGCGCGGCTGCGCGCGGGCGGCGCGGTCGCCGCGTACGACCCCCTGGTGCCGATCCGCCCGCAGGGCACCCGCCCGCCCCTGTTCATGGTCCACCCCATGGGCGGCAACGTGCTGTGCTACGTACCCTTCGCCCGGCACCTTCCCGACGACCAGCCGCTGTACGCGCTCCAGGCGGCCGGGGCAGACCCCGGCACCACGCCGCTGCGCACCGTCGAGGAGATCGCGGACAGTTACATCGCCGCGCTGCGCACGGTCCAACCGCACGGCCCGTACGCCATCGGCGGATGGTCCTTCGGCGGCTTCGTCGCCTTCGAGATCGCACGCCGGCTGCGGGCGGCCGGCGAGGACGTGACCCGCCTGGTGCTCCTGGACACCACCGCGCTGACCCAGGGACAGCGCCACCTGCACAACGACGACGCACTGCTCGGGTGGTTCTTCTGGGAACTGCTCTGGCTGGAACGCGGCGGCGACTCCCCGATGGAGCGCGTACCGGACGAACTGACCTCACTGGAGGAGAAGTTCGACTTCATCGCCCGTATCGCGACCGAGGAGGGCGTCCTGCCGGCCGGTAGTTCGGGCGCCGTCATACGCCGGCTCTTCCACGTCTACCGAGCGAACTGGCACGCGACGCTCAACTACCGGCCCGAGGCCGGGAACCAGGGGCTCACCCTGGTCCGTGCCGACGAGCCGCTGCCGGACGTCCTCGCCGCGATGCACGGCGCGGCCGGAAGCCGCCACGAGGACCCGACCAACGGCTGGAGCGACATGACCGACGGCCCCCTCCAGGTCGTCAGCGTGCCCGGCAACCACCTCACGATCATGGAAGAACCGTACGTGCAACACGTGGCCAGGACGGTCGCGGACCTGATCGTCGCCGACCCGGCCGGACCCGACGGGGAGAGCTGA
- a CDS encoding PadR family transcriptional regulator, whose protein sequence is MKRRSLQEPSSLILCAVADQPRHGYAITQEVKKISDGRVTLRTGTLYSALQRLLEDGQIQVHSEETVGGRARRTYALTSEGRATLAAEAERLRATAVEAERRLAVHRPCPKGAV, encoded by the coding sequence GTGAAAAGACGATCTCTGCAGGAACCGAGCTCACTGATCCTGTGCGCGGTGGCGGACCAGCCCCGGCACGGCTACGCGATCACCCAGGAGGTCAAGAAGATCTCGGACGGACGCGTGACACTGCGAACCGGCACCCTCTACAGCGCCCTGCAACGCCTGCTGGAAGACGGGCAGATCCAAGTCCACAGCGAGGAGACCGTCGGCGGACGGGCCCGTCGCACCTACGCCCTGACCTCCGAGGGGCGCGCCACGCTGGCCGCCGAAGCCGAGCGCCTGCGCGCCACTGCCGTCGAGGCCGAGCGACGGCTCGCCGTTCACCGGCCCTGCCCGAAGGGGGCCGTGTGA
- a CDS encoding DUF2867 domain-containing protein has protein sequence MSASRSLPVRRVRVDPAGAHYASAFAVPATGLPHLLPVDWARAVFEKAPAVLRRCLYGGWRGGLGLRLGPRVSAQHVLGWLVTESGPDAVTLEAHSPLLTARNMVRLDHSSLTWSTFVHFKNPVGRAVWASAAPLHHQAIPLLLRRAIRKAA, from the coding sequence ATGTCTGCCTCGCGTTCGCTGCCCGTACGCCGCGTCCGGGTTGATCCGGCCGGTGCCCACTACGCGTCGGCGTTCGCGGTACCGGCTACCGGCCTGCCGCACCTGCTGCCAGTGGATTGGGCCCGAGCCGTCTTCGAGAAGGCGCCCGCCGTCCTCCGGCGGTGCCTGTACGGCGGCTGGCGCGGCGGGCTGGGCCTGCGGCTGGGCCCGCGCGTTTCGGCGCAGCACGTACTGGGCTGGCTCGTCACGGAGTCCGGGCCCGACGCGGTCACGCTGGAGGCGCACTCGCCGCTGCTCACTGCGCGCAACATGGTTCGCCTGGACCATTCCTCACTGACATGGTCCACCTTCGTGCATTTCAAGAACCCTGTCGGCCGGGCTGTATGGGCCTCAGCAGCTCCCCTGCATCACCAGGCCATTCCGCTGCTACTCAGGCGAGCGATCCGCAAAGCGGCATAA